The following are encoded together in the Triticum dicoccoides isolate Atlit2015 ecotype Zavitan chromosome 6B, WEW_v2.0, whole genome shotgun sequence genome:
- the LOC119322009 gene encoding ferredoxin--NADP reductase, leaf isozyme 2, chloroplastic-like, whose product MAAQLTAALPSYSPATTKAGGGSSPSSHFLAYPSRPRNVRNGVRAQVSTTEPTAEPAPAAPAKPAKISKKQDEGVVTNKYRPKEPYVGRCLLNTRLTGDNAPGETWHMVFSTEGEVPYREGQSIGVIADGEDKNGKPHKLRLYSIASSALGDFGDSKTVSLCVKRLVYTNDAGEVVKGVCSNFLCDLKPGSEVKITGPVGKEMLMPKDPNATIIMLATGTGIAPFRSFLWKMFFEEHEDYKFNGLAWLFLGVPTSDTLLYKEEFEKMVEIGGENFRLDFAVSREQTNAAGEKMYIQTRMAEYKEELWELLKKDNTYVYMCGLKGMEKGIDDIMVDLAAKDGIDWIDYKKQLKKAEQWNVEVY is encoded by the exons ATGGCCGCCCAGCTGACAGCCGCGCTGCCGTCCTACTCCCCGGCCACGACCAAGGCCGGCGGCGGCTCGTCCCCGTCCAGCCACTTCCTGGCCTACCCCAGCCGGCCGCGCAATGTCCGCAATGGCGTGCGCGCGCAGGTGTCCACGACCGAGCCGACCGCGGAGCCGGCCCCCGCGGCGCCGGCCAAGCCGGCGAAGATCTCCAAGAAGCAGGACGAGGGGGTGGTGACCAACAAGTACCGCCCCAAGGAGCCCTACGTGGGGCGGTGCCTGCTCAACACCCGGCTCACCGGCGACAACGCGCCGGGGGAGACCTGGCACATGGTGTTCAGCACCGAGGGGGAGGTGCCGTACCGGGAGGGGCAGTCCATCGGCGTGATCGCCGACGGCGAGGACAAGAACGGGAAGCCGCACAAGCTCCGGCTCTACTCCATCGCCAGCAGCGCGCTGGGGGACTTCGGGGACTCCAAGACCGTGTCGCTCTGCGTCAAGCGCCTCGTCTACACCAACGACGCCGGGGAGGTCGTCAAGGGCGTCTGCTCCAACTTCCTCT GTGACCTGAAGCCGGGTTCAGAAGTGAAGATCACTGGGCCGGTGGGCAAGGAGATGCTCATGCCCAAGGACCCCAACGCAACCATCATCATG CTCGCGACGGGTACGGGTATCGCGCCGTTCCGCTCCTTCCTCTGGAAGATGTTCTTCGAGGAGCACGAGGACTACAAG TTCAATGGCCTGGCATGGCTCTTCCTGGGAGTCCCCACAAGTGACACTCTGCTCTACAAGGAG GAGTTTGAGAAGATGGTGGAGATCGGCGGGGAGAACTTCCGGCTGGACTTCGCGGTGAGCCGGGAGCAGACGAACGCGGCGGGGGAGAAGATGTACATCCAGACGCGGATGGCCGAGTACAAGGAGGAGCTctgggagctgctcaagaaggacaACACCTACGTCTACATGTGCGGGCTCAAGGGCATGGAGAAGGGCATCGACGACATCATGGTCGACCTCGCCGCCAAGGACG GGATCGACTGGATCGACTACAAGAAGCAGCTCAAGAAGGCCGAGCAGTGGAACGTCGAAGTCTACTGA